The segment TTCCCCTTGCCATCACCAATGAATGCCTTTGTCGTGGTACAATACTGTCGTGGATCTTTGCCAAATTTCACACGAACCTCCTCATGCCCATAGTCAACACGGAAGACCTTTGGCCACTGTGGCCATGGATTGTCCTCAGCACGTCCCTTCGGTGGTTCCGGAAGAATCTCAAACGTCACAATACTCTTTGCACCCTGACGCAGCGATGTTGCAATACAATCGCAACCCGTATCTCCACCCCCAATGATTATAACATCCTTTCCAGTTGCCGAGATGTTCTCAATAGTGCCACCGAGTTGCTTCTTTTGACCTGATTCGAGGAATTCCATGGCAAAGTGTATACCATTGAGATCACGATTGTTCAGCGGAAGATCCCGCGGCCATGTGGCACCAGTTGTCAGGAGAACAGCATCGTAGTCATTGGCCAGCTGTGCCGGTGAAATATCTTTGCCAACATTAACATTCGTACGGAATTCAATGCCTTCAGCCGCCATGAGATCCACACGACGCTTCACAACATCCTTTGAGAGCTTCATTGTGGGTATGCCGTACTGAAGGAGGCCCCCAATTCGATCATTGCGCTCCAGAACGGTCACCAAGTGTCCAGCACGATTGAGTTGCTGAGCTGCAGCGAGTCCTGCATGGGAGGAAATTTTCGTTTAAAATGGAAGCTTTCTTTTAGttgattaagttttttttaaaaagattttcttcgtTAGAACAGAAACCCGTAATAAAGATAaatcaaaaaacaatttaaatttttagaatgaaCTTAAAACGTTGAAATAGATgtgaaacgttagaataaaagTAAAACGTTTGAATAAACTTGAGaggttaaaaagaaacatcaaacgttagaaaacagAAAGAGCTTTTATGTCCTTCCAGTTGCGTCAAGGCTCTTTGACGTTCCTGGAAGGAAGTTATAAGAGCTCTTAaagtaaatcataaaataaaagttcttcaACACTCACCCGATGGTCCAGATCCAACAATCACAACCCTTTTCCCGGATCGTTCTTCCGGCACCACTGGTACAATCCATCCTTGCTCAAAAGCATGATCAATGATGGTACATTCGATATTCTTGATTGTAACTGGTGGCTCAGAGATCCCAAGGACGCATGCACCCTCACACGGAGCTGGACACACACGTCCTGTGAATTCGGGGAAATTATTCGTCTGCAGCAGCTGATTGAGTGCCTCACGCCAGTCTTCGTGGAAGACGAGATCATTCCATTTGGGTATAATATTCCCCAGTGGGCATCCATGGCTGTTGGATTGGCAAAATGGTACACCACATTCCATGCATCTGGCTGCCTGACGCCGGAGATTGCGTCGGACATGTGGGAAGTTGTACACCTCATCCCAATCCTTTTGCCTCTCCACCGGATCACGATAGAAGGTTGTTTCACGCTTGTACTTGATAAAACCGCGCGTTTTGTCGAGAATTTGTGTgagtttcttcttctccatgGCTACATCCTGCACGGAATCCTCAATATCCTTGACAGCTGGTTCCGTGTGCCCATTCCcattttcaatggatttcATTTCGGTCTTCAACTCCTTCTCCACAGCCTCCTCTTCGAGTGCCTTGAGGGCACGCTGATACTCATACGGGAAGACTTTGACGAATTTTGAGCACACTGAGGGCCAATCCTTGAGAATTTCACCCGCAATCACGGAATCCGTGTGCTCCACGAATTCCTCAAGCAATCCCCGTACAACCGCAATATCATTCGGCTGTTCGAGTGGGAGCAATTCAACGGATTCTGTGTTTGTCTTCCCACGGAAACTGCCATCAATGTCATACACATAGGCAATCCCACCGGACATACCGGCAGCAAAATTGCGCCCAGTTAGTCCGAGAATCACCACCAAACCACCCGTCATGTATTCACATCCGTGATCTCCAACACCCTCAACAACAGCCGTTACCCCTGAGTTTCGTACGCAGAATCTCTCAGCGGCAATTCCGCGGAAGAAGGCCTTCCCCTCAGTGGCTCCGTAAAGGCATACATTGCCCACAATTACATTGAGATGTGACTCAAATGTACTCTCCTTGGGTGGTGTAATGATAACCGTACCACCGGACAAGCCTTTCCCCACGTAATCATTGCCATCACCAAACAACTTCACCGTAACCCCGCGTGCGAGGAAAGCACAGAAGCTCTGTCCAGCGGATCCTTTGAGATTCACCTGAATCGACTGTCCAGCCGGTAAGCCCGCCTCACCATACTTGGAGGCAATAACGTAGCTCAGTGTGGAAGCAAATGCACGTTCCTCATTGTGAATCTCCATGTCGAGAACAATGGATTTCTGCCGTCCCTCAATAACTGCTGCACATTTCTCAATTAGCACATTATCTGCACGCTTTTCAAGCTCAAAATTCTGTGCCACCGATCCACCGATGATATTTGTACCAGGACGCAAATCCAGAGCACTCTTCAGCAGGAGGGCAAAATTCAGGGAACTTGCTTTCTCCGATAGGACTTCCGGGCGTACAGTTAGCAAGTCTGTACGACCAATTAGATCCTGGAACTTCCGGATGCCCAGATTTGCCATTATCTGACGAATCTgtatgatggaaaaaaaatatgagaaatattGTATGATTGAAGgtcaaaaaacaaattaaatgtgcttcccggaaagtgccataagtgccTGGAAGTTGTGCAGGATGACTGCCCATTGTATCAGGAAGTTTCTTAGGGATCTTAGGATCCTctttttcaacacccggctgatccttgatttcaTTGAGGGGTCAAAATCTGTCCATTTAAAAAGTCTTCTTTGAAATTGAgcgaaagaattttataaactcAGATTTTAACCCAAAGATgacatcaaggatcagccgggagTTGAAAATgaagttcctaagatcccttagaaacttcctgatgcaatgggTTTGATGACTACACAATTTCCAGCCATTTATgacactttccgggaagcacatcaaACCGTTATGGGAAGAAAAGTGTACAAAATTCAAGTTGCATGCATacgtaaaaatcataaaagaaaattattgataaactCACATCTTCAGCCAgcataaagaagaaattaacaaCATGCTCTGGTTGTCCGGTGAATTTAGCCCTGAGTACTGGATCCTGCGTAGCAATCCCTACGGGGCACGTATTAAGATGACATTTACGCATCATTGTGCATCCCATGACAATCAATGGTGCTGTACTGAAGCCAAATTCATCAGCTCCCAGGAGAGCTGCTACAACAACGTCGAATCCCGTCCTCAGTTGTCCATCAGCTTGAAGAACAACTCTAatgtttttgtgtgtttttttttgcatatcaCACAGCGTGtatggtttgttttttttacatgttAATAAGTGAAACACGTGAGAAAGGGAGGAGataataaagagagaaaaaaaaagagaaagagattcCAATTAATGAGATTCAAATGTGCACACAAgcataatataaaaatgtttctttttttatggcaaaatgataaaagtttgaatgattttgtataaaaatgtagtttatcttatttttaattaattaggtatttaataaaataaataaaatgtatttactAATTCTCCGATCACTTCTCTGTCTCTGAAATTTGCGCTCGTCATCCGCCAAATGTCTCATCTCTTTAATGcctctcgatttttttttcattttctctcatcaCACATTTTGTCATTATTGCCACACAACACCCCCAAAACAGATGATGCGAGAGTCTTGAGATCGTCATTCGCGTTGGCGCTTTCGAGACACCGTGTTTTATCCGCTCTTCGAGAATcatgtgtgtgtatgtttttcttttcttttctttttgcttaaTGTGACGATATCACCGTGATTTAGACGACTCACCTGGAACGTAAATCATTCAATACAAGAACTTGATGTGTTTCAGCAATACCGAGTTCCCATGGCAAACCAGCTGCTTTTATTCCTGTCCAGGAGCTCGCACCAGTACCACCATCATGCCCGGAAATTGTAATGTGCTCAGCTTTCCCCTGAAAaggttaaatttaaattcaaaatttaattgatttttgattgaaaagaaaaaagaggaaaaacttTACCTTGGCCACACCAGATGCAACAACACCAACGCCCACCTCTGACACCAATTTCACACTGATCCTCGCTTTGGGGTTGGAACACTTGAGATCGTAGATGAGCTCAGCGAGATCCTCAATGGAGTAGATATCGTGATGAGGTGGTGGTGAAATGAGACCCACACCTGGTACCGAATGACGCGTACTGGCAATCTCCTTGGTCACCTTGTAGCCCGGTAGCTCTCCACCCTCGCCTGGCTTTGCACCCTGTGCCATTTTAATCTGCAAATCATCAGCATTAGCCAAATACGCAGCTGTTACACCAAAACGTCCACTGGCCACTTGCTTTATGGCGGATCTCTTATTATTCTGTGGATCTTGATTGAGGTACCGATCAGCATTTTCTCCTCCCTCACCGGTGTTACTCTTCCCCCCAATGCGATTCATTGTCACCGCCAGCGTGGTATGCGCCTCCAGTGAGATGCTGCCGAAACTCATGGCTCCCGTTGCGAAGCGCTTAACAATTTCCGATGCAGCTTCAACCTCTTCCACAGGGATCTTCTGACGATTCTCCACCAACTTCAGCTGCCCACGAAGTGTGCACTGCTTAACGCTCTCCATGGTGCTAGCACGATACTTCTCATATGAACTCAAGCTATTGGACACAGCAGCTTCCTGTAGGGCAGCAATGGATGCTGGATCGTTGATATGTCCCTCCCCACCATTTCTCCAATGGTACTGACCTGGATTCCGGAGAATTTGCATATCCGGTGCACCCTTTCCGTATGCCATACTGTGCCGTGTTAGTGTCTCCACAGCCATAATCTTGAGACTTACACCACCAATACGACTCTGTGTTCCGCGGAAGCAGAGATTAATGACATCCTCACCAATTCCAACAGCCTCAAAGATTTGTGCTCCCTTGTACGACTGCAGCGTACTAATGCCCATCTTTGCCATCACCTTGGCAATACCCGTTTCAATGGCCTGTGAGTACGCCTGGTAGATCAGATTGTCCGACAAGTCCTTCGATAGAACACCATCCTCACGCAGAGCTGATGCCATTTCAAAGACAAGATATGGGCAAATAGCATCAGCCCCGTAGCCAAGAAGAACACACATATGATGAACTTCTCTTGCCTCAGCTGTCTCCACAATCAGACCCACCTTCATGCGCAAACGTGACTCAATTAGATGATGATGAAGGGCACCAAGTGCCAAAAGAGCCGACAGTGGGCACCTCTCAGCACCCGCTTGACGATCAGAGATGACAAGAAGTTGATATCCTTGCTCTGCGGCTGTATACCCCTCACGGCACACCCTCTGCAGGGCATTAACATACCCATCTGGACCCTCCTGATAGGGGAAGGTAATATCAAGAATTTTCGTCTTCCACTCCCTGTAGCGATTGCGCTTGAGAATTTCCGTATCGGTGACACTCAAAATGGGATTATTGAGCCAAATTCGGTGCACCTGTTGTGCAGATGGTTGCAAAATATTTGCCTCCGGTCCAATTGGGCACTGAAGAGACATTACAATCTTCTCGCTGaaagttttaagaattttttttcatcaattttgcttaaaaaaaaaagaaaattcgtagCTCGCGCAAAACTCACCGGAATGGATCAATTGGTGGATTAGTGACTTGGGCAAAGAGTTGCTTGAAATACTCATATGGAATTGGCTGAAATGCCGAGAGGCAAGCAAGTGGAGCATCATTTCCCATCGATCCAAGGGCTTCCTTCTTATTCTCAATCATCGGCATTAGCAACATATTTACAGT is part of the Lutzomyia longipalpis isolate SR_M1_2022 chromosome 3, ASM2433408v1 genome and harbors:
- the LOC129792715 gene encoding uncharacterized protein LOC129792715, whose amino-acid sequence is MAPPNDADRRELMAWEAPLKQGLYDPENEHEACGVGFIVSIDGKSSHKILRDAQTLSERMIHRGACACDNDTGDGAGVLASIPHDLYAKEMASEGIILPEFGKYATGIFYLDKNSHADIEKEFNVLSETIGLTVLGWRTVPVSSEAIGAVARKSEPLSRQVFVTASETSMLTEEELRRQVFVLRKRATHELTKAGRRFYICSLSLKTVVYKGLFTSDQLWEYYLDLKNPEFGCYLALVHTRFSTNTFPSWERAHPLRMIAHNGEINTLRGNVNFMKAREGVMKSEIFGDDLKTLFPVVEPNLSDSGSCDCVLEFLTMASNRDLPEAVMTMVPEAWQNDKTMPQEKRDFYQWSACVMEPWDGPALISFTDGRYIGAILDRNGLRPSRFYVTKDNILIMASEVGVYDVAPEDVVLKSRLKPGRMLLVDTQERALIQDVELKRNIAKSRPHSQWLNEKIVLDDIRRADLLAGNDNRLGNGVNGQIEKRRDGILDPRFLLFGYTTETVNMLLMPMIENKKEALGSMGNDAPLACLSAFQPIPYEYFKQLFAQVTNPPIDPFREKIVMSLQCPIGPEANILQPSAQQVHRIWLNNPILSVTDTEILKRNRYREWKTKILDITFPYQEGPDGYVNALQRVCREGYTAAEQGYQLLVISDRQAGAERCPLSALLALGALHHHLIESRLRMKVGLIVETAEAREVHHMCVLLGYGADAICPYLVFEMASALREDGVLSKDLSDNLIYQAYSQAIETGIAKVMAKMGISTLQSYKGAQIFEAVGIGEDVINLCFRGTQSRIGGVSLKIMAVETLTRHSMAYGKGAPDMQILRNPGQYHWRNGGEGHINDPASIAALQEAAVSNSLSSYEKYRASTMESVKQCTLRGQLKLVENRQKIPVEEVEAASEIVKRFATGAMSFGSISLEAHTTLAVTMNRIGGKSNTGEGGENADRYLNQDPQNNKRSAIKQVASGRFGVTAAYLANADDLQIKMAQGAKPGEGGELPGYKVTKEIASTRHSVPGVGLISPPPHHDIYSIEDLAELIYDLKCSNPKARISVKLVSEVGVGVVASGVAKGKAEHITISGHDGGTGASSWTGIKAAGLPWELGIAETHQVLVLNDLRSRVVLQADGQLRTGFDVVVAALLGADEFGFSTAPLIVMGCTMMRKCHLNTCPVGIATQDPVLRAKFTGQPEHVVNFFFMLAEDIRQIMANLGIRKFQDLIGRTDLLTVRPEVLSEKASSLNFALLLKSALDLRPGTNIIGGSVAQNFELEKRADNVLIEKCAAVIEGRQKSIVLDMEIHNEERAFASTLSYVIASKYGEAGLPAGQSIQVNLKGSAGQSFCAFLARGVTVKLFGDGNDYVGKGLSGGTVIITPPKESTFESHLNVIVGNVCLYGATEGKAFFRGIAAERFCVRNSGVTAVVEGVGDHGCEYMTGGLVVILGLTGRNFAAGMSGGIAYVYDIDGSFRGKTNTESVELLPLEQPNDIAVVRGLLEEFVEHTDSVIAGEILKDWPSVCSKFVKVFPYEYQRALKALEEEAVEKELKTEMKSIENGNGHTEPAVKDIEDSVQDVAMEKKKLTQILDKTRGFIKYKRETTFYRDPVERQKDWDEVYNFPHVRRNLRRQAARCMECGVPFCQSNSHGCPLGNIIPKWNDLVFHEDWREALNQLLQTNNFPEFTGRVCPAPCEGACVLGISEPPVTIKNIECTIIDHAFEQGWIVPVVPEERSGKRVVIVGSGPSGLAAAQQLNRAGHLVTVLERNDRIGGLLQYGIPTMKLSKDVVKRRVDLMAAEGIEFRTNVNVGKDISPAQLANDYDAVLLTTGATWPRDLPLNNRDLNGIHFAMEFLESGQKKQLGGTIENISATGKDVIIIGGGDTGCDCIATSLRQGAKSIVTFEILPEPPKGRAEDNPWPQWPKVFRVDYGHEEVRVKFGKDPRQYCTTTKAFIGDGKGNIKGVDTVQVEWTKTPTGQWNMKEVPGTEKHFPADLILLAMGFLGPEKNVPNELGLELDNRGNIKAVNGSYGTSNPKVFAAGDCRRGQSLVVWAISEGRQAARQVDSYLTGHPSSLPGPGGVIDPTRMP